CATTTGTGCTGCGTAGAACAATACTGGCTTGCCAAAGTTGCCGCAGTACAGCGTGTGTATACCTGGGGAGGCGTCCTTTCCAGTCCCGGATCAAAACCATCGGCCTGTCTGCCGTTGGTTTAGTAGCTAAGTTCGGTAAATTATAAAAGCGCACAACTTCTTGGTGCGCAAGGTCGCACTGATCCAGCTTGTTTGATGGGTTGTTTGACAGACGACTGTACATGTTCGACAATAGTCTTGTGTCGACATGTACAGTCGTCTGTCAAACAACCATGTATGGGCTTATATCATGAGGGTAAAATGACACAAAGCCTACCAGAAACTATGGCCCATGTGACATCTCATATTCGTCTCTCTTTTACACGCTGAAAGTTTTCATGGAAAGTACCGTAACCTGATAACCTTTAGGACTGATCGGATCACACCCCACCAAGCCTCGGAGAGAGAGCGCGGAGCCGGAGTGACCCCATCCGGCTAGCCAGCTGCTTGTCATTACTCCGCACCATGATGCAATACCAAAAAAAGGGCCTACCCCAATATGACATTTGCGCACATGTGTCGGCAAACCCCGTACAGTAAAACCTATCAATCACTCATCCAAAAACACAGGCTGGGTTATCACATACGGTGCCCATCCGCAAAATGGCAGACGAGAACTCCCACGACCCCGAACCCCCACCAGGGGCAGTTGCCCACCCCTCAAACCCAGCCCTGCAAGCCGACTACGACCTCTCCCGGCCCCTCGCGGCAGGACCATCAGCGCACGGCCTCCGGCGCGGGCTCCCGGGCTACGGCGACCCGCACTTTGCCCTGTTCCTGCGCAAGGTGTTTATCAAAGCGCTCGGGTACAGCGACGACGCGCTGTCCCGCCCCATCGTGGGCATCATCGACACGCGCTCGGGCTTCAACCCGTGCCACGCCAACGTGCCGCAGCTGATCGAGGCCGCCAAGAGGGGCGTGCACCTGGCCGGCGGGCTGGCGGTCGAGTTCCCGACCATCAGCGTCCACGAGAGCTTCGCCAGCCCGACGAGCATGTTCCTCCGGAACCTGATGAGCATCGACACCGAGGAGATGATCCGCGCCCAGCCGCTCGACGCCTGCGTCGCCGTCGGGGGCTGCGACAAGACCGTCCCGGCGCAGCTCATGGGCGGCATATCGGCCGACAGGCCCGTGCTGCCGCTTGTCACGGGGCCCATGATGCCGGGGAGCCACAGGGGGGTGCGCGTCGGCGCGTGTACGGATTGTCGCAGCAGCTGGGCTGCTTTCAGGGCGGGGACGATGGATATCGAGGAGATCGCTGCGATCAACGAGGAGCTCGCCCCGACCGGAGGGACATGTGGCGTCATGGGAACCGCGAGCACCATGGCCTGTGTCACAGCCGCCCTGGGACTCATGCCCCTGAGGGGAGCTAGCGCCCCGGCAGTATCGTCATCCCGAATCCGCATCGCCGAGGAGACGGGCCGGAACGCAGTGGCCGCAGCCGCCGCAAACCGGACGCCGCAGGGGCTGCTGACAGTCGATTCATTCCACAACGCCATCACCGTCCTGCAAGCCATCGGCGGCTCCACCAACGCCGTCGTGCACCTTCTCGCCATTGCCAACCGCCACCCCCAGATCCAGGGGCTCATCACACTGCAGACGTTTGACGACATTGGCCGCGAGACGCCACTACTGGTCGACCTAAAGCCAAGCGGGGACAACTACCTGACCGATTTCCACAACGCCGGTGGGATGCTGGCCCTGCTCCATACGCTCCGGCCGCTGCTTCGACTCGGCGCTGCAACCATCGAAGGCCGCACCCTAGGTGAGGTTCTCGACGCCGAGCCCATGACCCGCGAGTTCCCGTTCATGAGACAAATCATCCGACCACTTTCAGACCCGTTGTATCCTGCGTCATCCCTAGCCGTCCTGCGAGGCAACATTGCGCCCGGAGGCGCCGTGATCAAGGCATCGGCCTCCAAAGACCGTAAGCTCCTTCGCCACCGCGGTCCTGCGGTCGTATTCGCCAACAGCGCCGACATGGCAGCCCGGATCGATGACCCAGAGCTTGATGCGACCGCAGACAGCGTCCTCGTGCTGCAGGGCATCGGTCCGGTTGGGAATCCAGGCATGCCAGAGGCCGGCCTGATCCCCATCCCACGGAAATTGGCTGCACAAGGCGTGTCAGACATGCTGCGGCTGAGCGATGGGCGGATGAGTGGGACTGCAGGAGGGAGCGTGGTGCTTCACATCTCGCCCGAGTCGGCACTGCCGGACAGTGTGTTTGGTATTGTGCAAAACGGCGATATGATTTTGTGCGACGTAGAAAACAGGCTACTGCAGCTCGACGTTAGTGACGAGGAGATAAAGGGAAGAATCCGCTCAAGGGCCGAAACAAAGACCAATCTGGATCAAtcacaagacaaaaaagtTCCGGTCCGAGGATATCGCGGTCTATACCTGCGCTCCGTCAACCAAGCGGAGTTCGGTGTAGACTTTGACTTTCTCACAGCCAATGGAGGGCTGGATGTGACGTAAAGCAGCACTGCAACAGCTGATGGCTAGGTCATACTAGCTCAGTTTCGGAAGCTCATGATTAAATACCGGGTATCTATCTGATTCTGTCATATAATCATGAAGCGTCTTGATAAGGACCGGCCCATCAGCCATCTAGTAAATCTATACGCGCACTAGGCAGTATGCAAGAAAGCTGTAAGAAGACGTACAAAGGCTCCAGTCTGTGCTGCATACGTCCCGCAGCCCTCAGTCGAGACATTGGGCGCACCCGCCTGTACCcgattttcttttgctgTCTTGTACCATGTTGTCTTTTATTTTAGGGTTGCAATTCCATGTTATAAGCAGATTGCTCAATTTGCAAATATGCGCAGCTTCATATCGACACTGCCCGTCGCAATGACACACCGAATACGCACGGCAGGGGCTGCTTCGGTCTTTTTCCGCGGTGTTCCATTCGACTGTCCATCGGCTTCCGCAGGTGCATCCATAACCACGCCCGGGGCCCACCTCAAGCAGGTTACAAATCGTTCATGGACATCTCCGATGGTCTTGACGCACTTGCCGTCCTGCTCGAGATCCCAGCACCTTAATGTCTTATCGTCTGATACAGACAGAAGGTAACGGCCGCCGGGGTGGAAGACGAGTGCACGTACCCAGTTGTCATGACCAATCAGCGTCTTGAGCAAGGTCCCGCGCGCGTCCCAGAGTTTTATAGTCTTGTCTCGTGATCCCGATGCCATGAACTCGGCGGTGCTCGTGGCGGCCGGTGGCTTCTTTAAGCCTGCGAGTCGCGAGAGGAACGGGTACGAGCTTGGAGGTGCTAGTGCGCAGCACTCGATGTAATGATCGTGGCCAATCATAGTCAGCCTGTTTTCTGGGTTGGTAACCGATAGATCCCATAACCTGACCGTAGAGTCGTCTCCTGTCGAGAGCAGATAACGGCCATCGAGGGAGGGGTACACATCACGGATCCAGGCGGTGTGTCCCCTGATCGTCTTTAGGCAGAAGCCCGTCGAGACGTCCCAAATTTTGAGCGTCATGTCGCGACTTGCGCTGACTAGTAAGTTGCCAGACATGGCGGCTCCGGAAGCACCACTTGGCATGAACCGGATCGCGCTGACACTATGGTCGTGACCCGGAAGTGTGCGGATGTTTTTGTAATCGTCTGAGGGGTCCCACAGCTTGATTGTGAGATCCGAACTGCAAGACGCCAACAAGATGCCTCCCCTGGGACCGCCAAAGTCAACATCGAGAACGGGCCTCGTGTGGCTCTTGATGGTCCTCTCCAGCTCGCCCAATTCCCAGTCCCAAATCTTTATTGTGCAGTCGTCGGAGCCAGAGGCGATTGACGAGTAGACTGGGTGGAATGCGATACAATTTATCGTGTTCTGGTGTGATTCGAGAGAGTATCGTGGTCGTGGTGCGGGTAGCCATGCGGTAGGATCGGTGTTGCGTTTGGCTAGAGATAGAGGGGTCGCATTGTCGAGCTCGCTCTGGAGGGCGTTATTTCTCGATTCGAGATCCATTATCTGATGAAGAGGTTAGCCAGGTGATAGGCCAGCTCAGGAGACGGGAAGGCGTGCCTTTTTTTGCAGGCGGACCACGCTGGTCCATTTCTTCTCGATCAAGCCCTCATATTTCTTTGCTGTAGCGGCATCAAAGACATCTTCAGCTAGTCCGAGCTCTGTTCTCAGAGCCGTGGCCGAGCTCGACAGGTTGTTTGCCGAAAGATATGCTATTATTGCCTTGTGCCTAGTCCACGGCGGCTTTTCAGTACTTGGACATGCATGTACGTTTCCTGCCGGCTTGCCGTCTCGCTGTGCCACACCGAGAACAGCGCAGATGATGATTCCATAGACACTACTTACAGTTCTTCTGCCTGCCGCGGCGTCAGAATCGAGGTCATTTCGAGTGGGTTTATGCCCAGGGCACGTCGAAATACACGTCGGCGGCCTGGCTTTGCAATTCAAATCTGTACGTAGCCCGCTATTCGGGACTTTCAGGCACTGGGCTTGCAGCTGTGCTTCGGGCGAGCACCCTCGCCCGGTCGGTGGAGGTCGACGACCGTGAGTCGTCAATTGATGTCTGGGGAGCGCAATTCGGTGTGTGGGGTTGATCGCGTCTTGACAGATGGCGGTCAGTGTCGCAGACTGCTCGGTATGGAGTTGATCAAGTGGGTAGCTGTACGCAGTCAGGGTGTCTAGACGAGCTTTCAAGTCGATCGGGATCCGGTTGCCATACAGCACGCTTCTCTTCAATATGTCGTTAATGTATGTCCGTCTTCTTCCGTTTGAGTTCAGGTGCCGGGAAAAGGTGCAAAATCGGTCGGCGTCCACCGCCGTGTTTCAACGGGCATGACGCACCGACATTTGCTAGAGCAAACTGCATTTTCCGTGCGGGATAGAATACCCCACCAAAATCCATAACCCCACCAAGAGGATGCGCATCATTGGTTACAATTAGTGACTTTTGGGGCGTACCTGGCGCTGTCGCGTTTGCTGGGGATAGTTCTAACTAGGGCCTGGGTCTTTTTCTGATTTATCGCTTTGAAAGTCTGAGCAGGGCTGTTTTTTGTCAACTGCATTTCTGGCCCGGCTGGCCTTGCTCGCGTCCTCTGTTTGCCCATTGTGTCCCTCCAAGCCTGCTTTCCTGGCAACCATGGTTCGCCTTTATTGCTTATTGCAGGTATATGCAAGTTGTCTAACCTGGTTGAACCCTGCCGCCACATGATGCTTGCGTACGATTACCCAAGATCGACGCGACGATAGCCTCCtagcctttttttcttcgctgAACTGAATGCCTCAATTGACATTTCCTTTCTCTTCGGAATGCCATCGCTTCGCTCTTGCTTGATCCATTTTAGATCCTCAACCTTCTGTGTGCTCTTACTTCCTACCGAGTACCTAGCCATGAATCTTTGGAAGGACTTTGTCATACCAAGCTTAGCTATTGTGGATCGAATGACGCAGCTTGACATGGCATTTGAAAGCATGCACCGTGGCAGCGGCATATCGTTCTGAACAGGTTTGCTACAGCTTCGTGAAATCACGCTCGCATTTCTTTTCTGTTCAATTTCTATTGGAGCGTAACTCAATGATTTGCTGCCAGCGTCGTCATTAATATACCATCATTTGAAGTGTCTTTGCacatctagttctagttgttGGTGTCGGCCTCTGAACGATCTTGTTGTCGATCTTGCTTTGCTGTCTACACCTTGTCTTGATCTGTGAGCTCTCAGTCCAAAGACTTCCGATATGCCTGCATCACTAGAAATCCAGCTTCAGAACCAGACCTCCTCAAGCGAGGTTTACGCCTACATCACCGGGCTGGCATTACAAAAGAATAATGCCCGCGTTCTCCTCAAGGCCGACGGCCAAGATCTCTACTACCCAGAGGAGCCGCGCAAGATCCTCAGCCCGCTCACGGAggactgcgccattcccttGGGCCCGCCAGGGAACACGGTGACTGTCAAAATTCCCCAGATGGCCGGTGGCCGCATTTGGTTCAGCCGGGAGGGCAAGCTTACCTTCCTCTTAAACCCACCGGGGCCTGCTCTGGTCGAGCCATCggtcctcaaccccagcgacCCAAATCGGAACGTCGACTTTTCATTTGCCGAGTTCACCCTCAACAACGACCAGCTGTTTGCCAACATCAGCTACGTCGACTTTGTGCCCCGCCTACCCATCGCCCTCACCCTGCAGGACGGCAACGGCGTGCAACACGTGTCAGGGATGCCGAGCGACGGGCTCGAAAAGGTCTGCGAGGGCCTCCGCGCCCAAAAGGAAAGGGACGGGAAGCCGTGGGACAAGCTCATTGTGTCGAACAAGGGCCGGCCCCTGCGTGCTCTGAGCCCGATGCACGGAAACGCGGTGCGCGCAAATTTTAGCGGCTACTTTGAGCCGCTCGTGGAGGAAGCGTGGAAAAAGTACCACTGTAACAGCAACTGCCAGATGAAGATCAACACTCAGGCTGCGCACGGTGTTCTGCCGGGGGCGATCGCCGAGTCGGACGAGTTGGATGTTGGAGGTGAAAAGTTCAAGAAGCCCACGACGGCAGACATTCTAGGCTGCAACAGCGGGCCCTTTACGACGGGACCGTCGCCAAAGCGCAACGCCATCATTCCAAGGCTGGCTgctgcgtttgcgcgggcgGCGGTCCTGGACGCCGAGCACCACCCCTCTGACCCAAGCACTTTTTACAAGAGGGATCCGGCGAACCACTATGCACGTATTGTTCACGAGGTGAATTTGGATGGAAAGGGTTATGCTTTTGCCTATGATGATGTGCAGCCTGATGGAGGGGCAGATCAGTCGGGCAAGGTTAACGCAGGTTCTCCATCTTTGTTCATTGTGAGCGTAGGAGGCGAGAATGCATATGCTGGAGACAGGCTACCGTAGATGGGATGAGGCAGTTTATTTGATCAGCAATGCTTGCACTGTTGCCGAAGTTTGCTATTATGTTGGTGGTAGTTGTGGAGGTGGAATCCCAAGATTTATATGTGAATG
This DNA window, taken from Pyricularia oryzae 70-15 chromosome 6, whole genome shotgun sequence, encodes the following:
- a CDS encoding dihydroxy-acid dehydratase — encoded protein: MADENSHDPEPPPGAVAHPSNPALQADYDLSRPLAAGPSAHGLRRGLPGYGDPHFALFLRKVFIKALGYSDDALSRPIVGIIDTRSGFNPCHANVPQLIEAAKRGVHLAGGLAVEFPTISVHESFASPTSMFLRNLMSIDTEEMIRAQPLDACVAVGGCDKTVPAQLMGGISADRPVLPLVTGPMMPGSHRGVRVGACTDCRSSWAAFRAGTMDIEEIAAINEELAPTGGTCGVMGTASTMACVTAALGLMPLRGASAPAVSSSRIRIAEETGRNAVAAAAANRTPQGLLTVDSFHNAITVLQAIGGSTNAVVHLLAIANRHPQIQGLITLQTFDDIGRETPLLVDLKPSGDNYLTDFHNAGGMLALLHTLRPLLRLGAATIEGRTLGEVLDAEPMTREFPFMRQIIRPLSDPLYPASSLAVLRGNIAPGGAVIKASASKDRKLLRHRGPAVVFANSADMAARIDDPELDATADSVLVLQGIGPVGNPGMPEAGLIPIPRKLAAQGVSDMLRLSDGRMSGTAGGSVVLHISPESALPDSVFGIVQNGDMILCDVENRLLQLDVSDEEIKGRIRSRAETKTNLDQSQDKKVPVRGYRGLYLRSVNQAEFGVDFDFLTANGGLDVT
- a CDS encoding glucanase B — its product is MPASLEIQLQNQTSSSEVYAYITGLALQKNNARVLLKADGQDLYYPEEPRKILSPLTEDCAIPLGPPGNTVTVKIPQMAGGRIWFSREGKLTFLLNPPGPALVEPSVLNPSDPNRNVDFSFAEFTLNNDQLFANISYVDFVPRLPIALTLQDGNGVQHVSGMPSDGLEKVCEGLRAQKERDGKPWDKLIVSNKGRPLRALSPMHGNAVRANFSGYFEPLVEEAWKKYHCNSNCQMKINTQAAHGVLPGAIAESDELDVGGEKFKKPTTADILGCNSGPFTTGPSPKRNAIIPRLAAAFARAAVLDAEHHPSDPSTFYKRDPANHYARIVHEVNLDGKGYAFAYDDVQPDGGADQSGKVNAGSPSLFIVSVGGENAYAGDRLP
- a CDS encoding nuclear distribution protein pac-1a; translation: MTSILTPRQAEELHKAIIAYLSANNLSSSATALRTELGLAEDVFDAATAKKYEGLIEKKWTSVVRLQKKIMDLESRNNALQSELDNATPLSLAKRNTDPTAWLPAPRPRYSLESHQNTINCIAFHPVYSSIASGSDDCTIKIWDWELGELERTIKSHTRPVLDVDFGGPRGGILLASCSSDLTIKLWDPSDDYKNIRTLPGHDHSVSAIRFMPSGASGAAMSGNLLVSASRDMTLKIWDVSTGFCLKTIRGHTAWIRDVYPSLDGRYLLSTGDDSTVRLWDLSVTNPENRLTMIGHDHYIECCALAPPSSYPFLSRLAGLKKPPAATSTAEFMASGSRDKTIKLWDARGTLLKTLIGHDNWVRALVFHPGGRYLLSVSDDKTLRCWDLEQDGKCVKTIGDVHERFVTCLRWAPGVVMDAPAEADGQSNGTPRKKTEAAPAVRIRCVIATGSVDMKLRIFAN